One Peromyscus leucopus breed LL Stock chromosome 4, UCI_PerLeu_2.1, whole genome shotgun sequence genomic region harbors:
- the Fastkd5 gene encoding LOW QUALITY PROTEIN: FAST kinase domain-containing protein 5, mitochondrial (The sequence of the model RefSeq protein was modified relative to this genomic sequence to represent the inferred CDS: inserted 1 base in 1 codon), with amino-acid sequence MYLEDRKYLAPILAPSFVATTLVVCRRFTGSFCGTSPYSSLTKHHINKNLPSHTCEDCALTAKKISTDSRMAATLKLLKLLKYQASCNPSACHAVQSMAYWNMENSTYYGGQNLPEHNSSCHPARKVKKIDNTTLSQRIFTTSSAHLGLEFNKASTLKASTLHPGSPSEKRVEEDVEVFDSFEGTRVFLKLRPEYQLHSYNRSETHQPLSVSEGELILHKVRVYQTKLQPEVITSYFCKLSSLPAEQHSVLLSSKSFALLCQLTMKNMQLFNTSDLISILKAFVDLRIPFSPSMLDAYETRFCRQVWEMNLDQLLLVADLWRNLGRRVPRFLNFFFSYLHLHWKELSLSQLIHLIYIIGENRQVPQDLMQKLESLILKYIDLINLEEVGTICLGFFKSSSSLSEFVMRKIGDLACANMQHLSSHTLVHILKMFRFTHVDHVNFMRQFGEIAPQRIPSLGVQGVMHLTLSCSALRFLDERVMNAVAASLPPRVTHCRSKDIAKXLWSFGTLNYKPPNTEEFYSSLINEIHRKMPEFNQYPEHLLTCLLGLAFSEYFPTEFINVALSPGFVRLAQERSKFELTKELYTLDGTVAIECPDYEGSRLNSHLQQEASVTLWNLASKDMRSKPEFLEALYLLETMLGGPQYIKHHMVLPHTRSSDLEVQLDANMKPLPFNSEVTPTEDVARLPFKQAGVSLTDDLMNQLLKGKAKRYFQGEIEVETGQPPMELRKKTAVPLVDSACNVTDRLGDVGTDGLCPLAHMQPPLVKLAIQLTNKNQYCYGTRDLLGLHNMKRRQLARIGYRVVELSYWEWLPLLKRTRLEKLAYLHEKVFTSAL; translated from the exons TATTTGGCACCAATTCTGGCCCCATCATTTGTGGCCACGACTCTTGTGGTATGCCGAAGATTTACAGGCAGTTTCTGTGGAACATCTCCCTATTCGTCTCTAACCAAGCACCATATAAACAAGAACTTGCCTAGCCACACCTGTGAGGACTGTGCTTTGACTGCCAAAAAGATCAGTACAGACTCCAGAATGGCAGCCACTCTCAAGCTGTTAAAACTGTTAAAATACCAAGCATCTTGTAATCCTTCTGCCTGCCATGCAGTCCAAAGCATGGCATATTGGAATATGGAAAACAGCACATATTATGGGGGACAGAACCTTCCTGAACATAATAGCTCCTGCCATCCTGCCAGAAAAGTTAAGAAGATTGATAATACCACCTTGTCTCAGAGAATCTTCACAACCAGCAGTGCCCACCTGGGTTTGGAATTCAACAAAGCTTCTACCCTTAAGGCCAGCACATTGCATCCAGGCTCACCCAGTGAGAAAAgagttgaagaggatgtggaggtTTTTGATTCCTTTGAAGGAACCCGAGTGTTCTTAAAGTTAAGGCCAGAGTACCAGCTTCACAGCTATAACAGATCTGAGACTCACCAACCCCTGTCTGTTTCAGAAGGTGAACTAATTTTGCACAAAGTCAGAGTTTATCAAACTAAACTCCAGCCCGAAGTCATTACTTCTTATTTTTGTAAGCTGAGCTCTCTGCCAGCGGAACAGCATTCTGTTTTGTTGTCCAGTAAAAGCTTTGCTTTACTCTGCCAACTGACTATGAAAAACATGCAGCTCTTTAATACCTCAGATCTGATCAGTATTTTGAAAGCTTTTGTTGATTTAAGAAtccctttctccccttccatGCTAGATGCATATGAAACCAGGTTTTGCCGTCAGGTGTGGGAGATGAATCTGGATCAGCTTCTCCTGGTTGCTGATCTTTGGCGGAACTTAGGTCGCAGAGTGCCtcgatttttaaattttttttttagttacctTCATTTACACTGGAAAGAGCTATCTTTGTCTCAGCTGATTCACTTAATTTATATTATAGGTGAAAATCGTCAGGTACCACAGGACCTAATGCAAAAACTAGAATCACTGATCCTTAAGTATATCGATCTGATAAATTTAGAGGAAGTTGGTACAAtatgtttggggttttttaagTCAAGTAGTAGTCTCTCTGAATTTGTCATGCGGAAAATTGGAGACCTGGCTTGTGCTAACATGCAGCATCTCAGCAGCCACACCTTAGTTCATATTCTTAAAATGTTCCGCTTCACTCATGTAGATCATGTAAATTTCATGAGGCAGTTTGGAGAAATTGCTCCTCAGCGAATTCCGTCCTTGGGGGTCCAGGGTGTTATGCACCTCACTCTCTCCTGCTCAGCCTTACGCTTCCTGGATGAAAGAGTAATGAATGCAGTAGCTGCCTCTTTGCCTCCAAGAGTAACACACTGTCGAAGTAAAGATATTGCCA TTCTGTGGTCTTTTGGaactctgaactataagccacccaACACAGAAGAATTTTATTCCAGTCTGATAAATGAAATTCACAGGAAGATGCCTGAATTCAACCAGTACCCAGAGCACCTTCTGACCTGCCTGCTTGGCTTGGCATTTTCTGAATACTTTCCAACTGAGTTTATCAATGTTGCTCTGAGTCCAGGGTTTGTCAGGTTAGCTCAAGAAAGAAGTAAGTTTGAACTCACTAAGGAACTGTATACTCTCGATGGTACAGTTGCCATTGAGTGTCCAGATTATGAGGGCAGTCGTCTTAATTCTCACCTTCAGCAAGAGGCATCTGTAACACTGTGGAATTTAGCAAGCAAGGATATGAGATCAAAGCCCGAGTTCCTCGAAGCTCTCTATTTACTTGAGACCATGTTAGGTGGCCCCCAGTACATCAAGCACCATATGGTTTTGCCTCACACCCGATCTTCTGACTTGGAGGTTCAGCTCGATGCTAACATGAAGCCACTGCCTTTTAACAGTGAAGTGACGCCAACGGAAGACGTAGCCCGATTACCATTTAAGCAGGCGGGAGTCAGCCTTACAGATGACTTGATGAATCAGTTGCTAAAGGGAAAAGCCAAAAGGTATTTCCAGGGCGAAATTGAGGTAGAGACTGGCCAGCCACCTATGGAGTTAAGAAAGAAGACAGCTGTACCCTTGGTGGACTCTGCTTGCAATGTGACAGATAGATTGGGGGATGTGGGGACAGATGGCCTGTGCCCTCTAGCCCACATGCAGCCCCCACTAGTGAAGCTAGCTATCCAGTTGACAAACAAGAACCAATATTGCTATGGTACTAGGGATCTGCTTGGACTGCACAATATGAAGAGGAGGCAGCTGGCTCGAATTGGGTACCGTGTGGTAGAATTATCCTACTGGGAATGGCTTCCACTACTGAAACGGACTCGTTTAGAGAAGCTAGCATACCTCCATGAAAAGGTGTTCACCTCTGCTCTGTAA